GCTTATCTCCTTTTTCCCTAATCCCTGCAACATCATAATCACTGGTTACTGTGAAGTCTCCTCGTGCGCGCGAGCCATATAAAATAATTGTATGGCAATGATGTAAAGATATTAATTCATCAACAATGAATTGCAGAACAGCATCATTTTCTAATGATATTTTCTTTTGTGTCATTTCCTTACCTTCTTACTTTGTAACCATAATACCAACGGCTCCCTGTGGTGGAACTGGTTTGAACCGTATGATCTACTCCTGCTGGAATCAATACTTCTTCTCCAATAGCAGGTTTTAACGTTTTATTGCCCATGGTTAAAATCCTTCCAAATTTGACCTGGGGGATCTTCCCAAAGCTCAAAACTAAAGCCACGAGAGCGCCAATTGCTCTCAATTATTGTTGTATCCAGCATTTAGGCTCATTATTTAAAATCATTCTTTAAATTTTACACCACTGGAGAGCATCAACACCACAACCAATGACTTCAATGATCTTGTGTCGAGACTGAAGGCCTCTCTTTATTTAAATTTGACTTTTAGGGACTTTGAATAAGACAGACAGGTATCGCACTAATTCCATGTTGGCTTTATCTTCAATAGAAGGTGCCGCGATTTTTATCTTGAGTTCCCCTCCAACAGCACCTACTACTTGATTGCATTTGGCGCCGGGTTGAATAAGCAAACTAAGAATTAATCCATTATCCTTTTGTTTATACCCCGGATATAGGTAAATCATCTTGCTGTTCCATTATTTTATCCTGCTTTTACTATTCTATTGAGACTCGCTTTTTTATGTATAATATTCTCTGGGTAACTATTTAAAGGGAAGTTTTTTATGTTAAGTAAGACTTATATTTTTCTCGTCATTTTTTATGCATTTTAACTTCCAAAAATGAATAATCTACTACCACTTTTCAAATGGGGAACCGATTACCTGGTTTCTAATGGCTACTCAATAGAGCGCTCGCCAGAAATTGTATTGTCAACACCGTGGTCTCATGTGATCCGATTTGCAACATCAACAGAGAATTTTTATTTAAAACAAACACCACCATCTTTTTTTCTATCTAATGAGCCCAAAATCATTCGAGTATTGTCATCCCAATTCCATGCCAATGTGCCCGATATAATTGAAATTAATGAGGATTTACATTGTTTTCTAATGAGGGATGCGGGTATTTCTTTGCGTCAAACGCTTAAAACCAACTTCAAGCCAGAGCTATTATGCCAAGCAATAAAACAATATGCCACAATTCAACGCAGATCTGAAGAGTGTATCGCTACGTTTCTCAAACTTGGTGTACCCGATTGGCGATTAAATCAATTACCCTTTCTTTATGATCACATCTTAAAGCAAACTACTTTTTTAAAAGCAGAGGGACTCACCGATAAAGAATTACAAACACTACACGCCCTAAGCCCGAAATTTTCAGCACAGTGCAAATTATTAGCAAGCTTTAAGATTCCTGAAACCATTGGTTATCACGATTTTCATGATAAAAATGTTCTTCTTGATCCAATTACTAAAAGAATGACTTTTGTTGATTGGGGCGAGACCGCTATCCTTCATCCATTTTTTTCGTTACAGACCTGTTTAGAACAATCGATTACTCACCATGGAGTAACAGAAGGTGATTCAACCTACCTGAAATTTCAAGATGCTTGCTTCGAAAATTGGCTAGGATTAGCGACAGAAAAACAACTGTTAAATGCATTCATTGTTGCCAAACAGATCCGGCTATTTTGGAATATACTCGCATCTAACCAGTTTATGCTCAGTGTGGATCGCCAGGCCTACAAGGCCTATTATCCCAATCAACCTAGTCCGATAGCAGGTGGTTTTAAAGCACTTCTTGAAGGCATCCATTAGTCCCAAAAATTAAGTTACTATTAGAAATAATCATAATAAGCAGCTTATTAGTTCTATAAGTATTCATGATATACTACTGGCATAATTTGGCAGCAGTATCTTGTCCCGAACTGAACGTTTGTTTGATTTAATTCAATTATTACGACGTCACCGATTACCCGTGAGTGGCAAAAAACTTTCAGAAGAATTAGGCGTAAGCCTACGCACTCTGTACCGAGATATAATAACCTTACAATCCTTAGGCGCGCCCATTGAAGGTGAGCCCGGTGTTGGTTATGTGCTTAAATCTGGTTTTATGTTGCCTCCTTTGATGTGGTTCAATTGATTTAGACACTCCAGTTAAGAGATAATTNNNNNNNNNNNNNNNNNNNNNNNNNNNNNNNNNNNNNNNNNNNNNNNNNNNNNNNNNNNNNNNNNNNNNNNNNNNNNNNNNNNNNNNNNNNNNNNNNNNNNNNNNNNNNNNNNNNNNNNNNNNNNNNNNNNNNNNNNNNNNNNNNNNNNNNNNNNNNNNNNNNNNNNNNNNNNNNNNNNNNNNNNNNNNNNNNNNNNNNNNNNNNNNNNNNNNNNNNNNNNNNNNNNNNNNNNNNNNNNNNNNNNNNNNNNNNNNNNNNNNNNNNNNNNNNNNNNNNNNNNNNNNNNNNNNNNNNNNNNNNNNNNNNNNNNNNN
This window of the Fluoribacter dumoffii NY 23 genome carries:
- a CDS encoding phosphotransferase; its protein translation is MNNLLPLFKWGTDYLVSNGYSIERSPEIVLSTPWSHVIRFATSTENFYLKQTPPSFFLSNEPKIIRVLSSQFHANVPDIIEINEDLHCFLMRDAGISLRQTLKTNFKPELLCQAIKQYATIQRRSEECIATFLKLGVPDWRLNQLPFLYDHILKQTTFLKAEGLTDKELQTLHALSPKFSAQCKLLASFKIPETIGYHDFHDKNVLLDPITKRMTFVDWGETAILHPFFSLQTCLEQSITHHGVTEGDSTYLKFQDACFENWLGLATEKQLLNAFIVAKQIRLFWNILASNQFMLSVDRQAYKAYYPNQPSPIAGGFKALLEGIH
- a CDS encoding DUF167 domain-containing protein, whose amino-acid sequence is MIYLYPGYKQKDNGLILSLLIQPGAKCNQVVGAVGGELKIKIAAPSIEDKANMELVRYLSVLFKVPKSQI